In one Candidatus Eisenbacteria bacterium genomic region, the following are encoded:
- a CDS encoding TusE/DsrC/DsvC family sulfur relay protein → MSFAEGNGKIEVNEEGFLVNQEEWTKGIAELLARNEEGIESLTEDHWAVINYIRSYYQENKLAPMVRKLCQNTGFQLKYIYKLFPSGPAKGACKVAGLPKPDGCV, encoded by the coding sequence ATGTCGTTTGCTGAAGGTAATGGAAAAATAGAAGTCAATGAAGAGGGTTTCCTGGTCAACCAGGAAGAGTGGACCAAGGGGATTGCAGAACTCCTGGCCAGAAATGAGGAGGGAATAGAATCTTTGACTGAAGACCATTGGGCTGTCATCAACTATATCCGGAGCTATTACCAGGAAAACAAATTGGCGCCCATGGTCCGCAAGCTCTGCCAGAACACAGGGTTTCAGTTGAAATACATCTACAAATTGTTCCCCTCCGGGCCTGCCAAAGGAGCCTGCAAGGTCGCGGGACTGCCCAAACCTGATGGCTGTGTTTAG